A genomic stretch from Plasmodium cynomolgi strain B DNA, chromosome 8, whole genome shotgun sequence includes:
- a CDS encoding RAD protein (Pv-fam-e;~putative), whose protein sequence is MKKKKRKKKRKKRRKKKRKKRRKRKRKKKNYLKDKARNITIPEELFNTEIPKLVKNFRLIVNETRLNKTFNRYCNYLNVQYAQMIDKLKTDFFAAAAECGMKDRDKEKYWKECENSLISDFKTINEIHTKHTDTYVEKVEDPKKINHAVISHYGSWLWNKKLKEEEKNGAKFFEDKIKKHRRG, encoded by the exons atgaagaagaagaagaggaagaagaagaggaagaagaggaggaagaagaagaggaagaagaggaggaagaggaagaggaagaagaagaattaccTGAAAGACAAAGCAC GGAATATCACCATCCCAgaagaattatttaatacTGAAATACCCAAgctagtaaaaaatttcagatTGATAGTTAATGAGACGAGATTGAATAAAACATTCAACCGTTATTGTAACTACCTAAATGTGCAATATGCACAGATGatagataaattaaaaacggaCTTTTTTGCAGCTGCTGCAGAATGTGGTATGAAAGATcgagataaagaaaaatactgGAAGGAATGTGAAAATTCCCTGATCAGTGATTTTAAAACTATTAATGAAATTCACACAAAACACACAGATACTTATGTCGAAAAGGTAGAAGACCCTAAAAAGATCAACCATGCTGTCATCTCTCATTATGGTAGCTGGTTGTGGAATAAGAAAttgaaagaggaggaaaaaaatggggctaAGTTCTTTGAGGATAAAATCAAAAAGCATAGGCGAGGTTGA
- a CDS encoding RAD protein (Pv-fam-e;~putative), with the protein MYLSRFVTPALFVLLNIQSQTVSRIGGAPKKKNADVVRNLKDKDNNKIADANRKNATANGKNAEEGRAIFNESQFKMQFGIEDSDISQNLSKEEIDKLLDSYGPNLNPKQQYIVFHHYNKYLNKIYNEKVDKMWDLSEKLALKYQVPHEAKVKYWYQCESRLKHDLKSMNNYSYKNFYLYIQEQEKPIQPAIKFKLFLSLHFFTWNKEMNENEQKRVEILTQKMQNYNKNKDKHHMK; encoded by the exons ATGTATCTATCTAGATTTGTCACCCCCGCGCTGTTCGTCCTGTTGAACATACAGTCACag ACAGTTAGCCGAATCGGCGGGGCGccgaaaaagaagaacgcTGATGTGGtaagaaatttaaaggaTAAGGACAACAACAAAATAGCGGATGCAAATCGCAAAAACGCCACAGCAAACGGTAAGAATGCCGAGGAAGGTAGAGCCATATTTAACGAAAGCCAATTCAAAATGCAATTCGGAATTGAGGACTCAGACATTTCCCAAAATTTatcaaaggaagaaattgacAAGCTGCTAGATTCCTATGGACCTAATTTAAACCCGAAACAGCAATATATTGTATTTCACCATTACAATAAATAtctgaacaaaatttacaacgAAAAGGTGGATAAAATGTGGGACCTGTCAGAAAAACTGGCATTGAAATACCAAGTTCCTCATGAAGCTAAAGTGAAATATTGGTATCAGTGTGAAAGCAGACTGAAACATGATTTAAAATCAATGAATAATTATTcctataaaaatttttacttatacATCCAGGAACAGGAAAAGCCCATTCAACCCGCCATCAaatttaaactttttttgtccctccacttttttacttggaataaagaaatgaatgaaaatgagcaaaaaagggTAGAGATACTTAcccaaaaaatgcaaaattataataaaaataaggacaAACACCACATGAAGTGA
- a CDS encoding RAD protein (Pv-fam-e;~putative), with translation MMGPPSLYCTRHRTISNNISSYRIASLLRSANKPRE, from the coding sequence ATGATGGGTCCCCCCTCCCTCTATTGTACACGGCATCGCACCATATCAAATAACATCTCATCCTATCGCATCGCATCACTGCTTCGCAGCGCAAATAAACCTCGCGAATGA
- a CDS encoding adenylate kinase 2 (putative) translates to MSDNLEKFSTVDLLNELKRRYSCLSKPDGRYIFLGAPGSGKGTQSLNLKKSHCYCHLSTGDLLREAAEKKNDLGNKIRNIINEGKLVDDDVVLTLVDDKLKSPQCKKGFILDGYPRNVKQAEDLNKLLQTNQMKLNGVFYFNVPDDVLDDITNEPLIQREDDNEEVLKKRLNVFKSETTPLINYYKNKNLLINLDATQPANDLEKKISQHIGG, encoded by the exons ATGAGCGACAACTTAGAAAAATTTTCGACTGTTGACCTGTTGAATGAATTGAAAAGAAGATACTCATGTTTAAGTAAACCGGATGGAAGGTACATCTTTTTGGGAGCCCCTGGTTCGGGAAag GGAACGCAATCGCTAAATCTGAAGAAGTCGCACTGCTACTGCCATTTGTCTACAGGAGACCTACTAAGAGAAGCagcggaaaagaaaaatgatcTAGGAAATAAAATCCGAAATATTATCAATGAAGGAAAGCTGGTGGATGATGATGTGGTGCTAACTTTGGTAGACGATAAGTTAAAATCACCACAATGTAAAAAGGGATTTATCCTTGATGGTTATCCAAGAAATGTGAAACAAGCGGAAGATTTAAATAAGTTGTTACAAACGAATCAAATGAAACTGAATGGAGTTTTCTACTTTAACGTCCCAGACGATGTACTA GATGATATAACGAATGAGCCCTTAATACAGAGGGAAGACGATAACGAagaagttttaaaaaaaagactcaACGTTTTTAAAAGTGAAACAACTCCTTTAatcaattattataaaaacaaaaatttattaatcaATTTGGACGCAACACAGCCTGCAAATGATCTCGAAAAAAAGATATCGCAGCATATAGGTGGATAA
- a CDS encoding diphthine synthase (putative) — translation MALYIIGLGLGDERDVSVKGKELIEMSDVVYLESYTSVLFVSKNSLEEFYKKNIKEVDRNLAEENCEEILEEAVNKKVSFLVVGDPLCATTHHDIILRAKKKNIHVQVIHNASIMSAIGESGMQLYNFGQTVSIPYFEETYKPTSFYDKIKVNLDNNFHTLCLLDIKVKERTIENMMKNKNIFEPSRFMTINEAIEQLLYCEEVLKKNVITDNTRAIAIVRIGSNSQQIVSGDLMTLKSITSNLEE, via the exons ATGGCACTGTACATCATCGGCTTAGGGCTGGGGGACGAAAGGGACGTCAGCGTAAAGGGAAAGGAACTGATCGAAATGTCAGACGTAGTGTATTTAGAATCATACACGTCCGTTTTATTCGtttcaaaaaattccttagaagaattttacaaaaaaaatattaaagaagTAGACAGAAATCTTGCAGAagaaaattgtgaagaaatactagaagaagcagtaaataaaaaagtgtcCTTCCTAGTTGTCGGAGACCCACTATGTGCAACCACACATCACGACATTATCCttcgcgcaaaaaaaaaaaatattcatgttCAGGTAATTCATAATGCATCCATCATGTCAGCCATAGGAGAAAGTGGAATGCAACTTTACAACTTTGGTCAAACTGTATCCATTCCATATTTTGAGGAAACTTACAAACCGACTAGCTTTTACGATAAAATTAAGGTAAATTTAGACAACAATTTCCACACCTTATGCTTACTAGATATTAAAGTAAAAGAAAGGACCATAgaaaatatgatgaaaaataaaaacatttttgagCCATCCAGATTTATGACCATTAACGAGGCTATTGAACAACTCCTTTATTGTGAAGAggttcttaaaaaaaatgtcattacGGATAACACGCGCGCCATTGCCATTGTCCGTATAGGGTCAAACAGCCAGCAGATTGTATCAGGCGACTTAATGACGCTGAAGTCGATCA cCTCCAATTTGGAGGAATAA